Part of the Pedosphaera parvula Ellin514 genome, TCAATGTTCCAACCGCACCGACCGGCGTGGTGATCAACCATTCTCCCCAGGATTTCCTGATCAGGAACGGGCGCATCATTCAGTTCACCGATTTAATTTTCGCCACCGAATCGGGAACCATCCTTGCCGCCCGCCTGCAACAGGGCCGGTCCACCGCAGTGGTGGCGGTGGACAATTCAAAGTCAGGAGCGGTTTACAAGGGCCTGGCCCTGGGGACCAATGGCATGTTCAGCCAATTTGGAACGACCTTATATGCGACTGATTTTCACAATGGAAGAGTAGATATGTTCAACCGCAATTTTCAACGTACTGGCTCGTTTACCGATCCAACAGTGCCGGCGGGTTTTGCACCATTTAATGTCCAGACCATTAACGGACTTGTGCTGGTTACTTTTGCGAAGCAAAAGCTGCCGGAGAAAATGGATGACCAAGCGGGGCTTGGGAATGGATTCGTTGATGTCTTTACCGCCAATGGCAGCACTCACGTGCGCGTGGCTTCGCGCGGCGCTTTGAATTCTCCTTGGGGAATGGCAATTTCACCTTTCAACTTTGGCAGATTCAGCAATGCCTTGCTGGTGGGGAATTTTGGAGATGGTCACATCAACGCTTTCGATCTGCGCACGGGTGCTTTCCTGGGACAACTTAAAGACCCGAGTGGCAATCCAATCGTGATTGATGGTCTCTGGTCGCTGACTTTTGCCAGAAATTCGTCCGATCTATTCTTCGCCGCCGGTCCGGCGGACGAGACTCACGGATTGGTGGGCATTATCAGGCCTCAAAGATAGCAGAAACTTATCGGCAACGATTTGAGCCAGACCGATTCCATTGGTTGGATTGGTCTGGCTGACGGGTAATAAATAATGACCCGGGGATGGGTTAAGGGAATCGTTGAATGAATGATTTGGTGCCCACGCTCAATATCCTGCAAACTACTTATCGCTTTCCGCCAGCGACGGTTTTGTCGATCCCCGGATTCCAGAACTCCGTACTGTCCGAAAACAGTTTGGTTCCCATTTCCTTAAGCGCAGAATCAGAAACCTTTTCCAATTTTTCGTAGGAGGGATGATGGCTGGGCTTGTAAGGATTGTTGTGCCTGGTGTTGTAGCAACAGATGAGTGACCAGCGCGGGTTCGGAGATTTGTTCTGGTCGGAACGGTGCAATGTATTTGAGTGAAAGAAGAGGACATCGCCCGGACTCATTTCGACATAAACCAGATCCATGCCTTTGCCGGGCGGCCTCGACCCGTTCAGGGTCAGCACCAGTTTGATCACCAAACTTTCCATGTTCCACGCGCCCCATTTTATGTGAGCCCTTCAGAACCTGCAGGCAGCCGTTCTCTTTGGTGTTCGGATCCACGGCTACAAAGGCGGACGCCATATCTGGATAGAGGCAACCGTTCATATACCAATAGCCATAATCCTGATGCCAGCTCCAGGCACCTCCCGTGAATGGCTCCTTGATGCTCATCTTGGAATGATAATGATAGACCTCATCTCCAAGCAATTGTTCCATGGAATCCACGATGCGCGGACAACGAGCCACCGTGCCATACACGTTCTCCCCAGCCTTGTTCCAAAGCGCCAGCTTGGTGGCGCCGCCTTCACCATCCTTTAGATCGTACGTGTTTTTCTGGAAAGCGGCATCGGCCTTCGCCGTTTTACGCAGAATGTCTGCTTCTGCCTCGTCGAACAGGGAAGTGACAAGGATGTAACCGTCCCGCTCGAAAGCGGCGACTTGTGCATCGGACAAAATCTTCTTGTTCATAAATCCATGAATCGCAGAGGCAGTTGTTTTTGGCTGGTCAGTGAATGAGGGAAATAAACTTCATATTTCCGTAAAAGTAAAGCTCACGAACTGGCGCTGGTATATCTGCGTAGTGACGTCCGCCAACCCCATTCGGAAACGAGCAAACAGACAACACTCATGGCGATGAGTGTGAGAATCGGCAACGGAGAACTTAGTTTATCGGCCAGCAGCCTGACTGGGACGTTGGAGATGAGAAGCATCGGTATTGCAAAAGTGAAGACGGCCCGGAAGAGCCCACGAAATGCTTCATCTGGCATGCGTGCAATATTGAATAGATTGTAGTAACCCCAAACAATTCCCTGGGCGCGCACGGTCCAAAAACTGATGGTTGCGAGCAGAAACATGAGTGAGTAATGGATCAGTATGCCGGCCACGCAGAGCACGAGGAAGCCGATGATTTGGCCTGCCGAAGGCGAGAGGTGAAGTTTGGCTGCGGCGAAAGCCATTACCAGAACGGCTGAAGCGGCATTGACATAAGCGCCCAGATCGACCTGACGCAGGGAAATGATGAAGCGGGTGTTTACCGGCAGAAGCAGGAGGAAGTCGAGCTTGCCGGTGCGCACGAGTTCGGAAAGCTGGGTGCAATTAACGAGGAAAAAGGATTGGAAAAGCTGTTGAATGAATTGGCTGGCTCCAATGAGCAGCACCACTTCCCATTTCGTCCACGAAGCAATGTGATCCGTGTGCAAATAGATAACGCCGATGAAGCTCAGTTGCAGGCCAAACCAAAGAATCTCAACGAAAATCCACAGCAGAAAGTTGGATTTGAAACTCATTTCCCGGGCAACAGAGTTTTTCCATAAAGCCCCGTAAATGCCGAGATAGCGGCGCAGGGAGTTTGGTTTCTGAGTAGGAGTGTTGTCCATTCAATCATCCTCCAACGGCGGCGTATTTTCTAAGTCCACGGTTCCAGGCGAATCGGGCCATCAAGTAGGCAACAAATACCCACGCTGCTTGAATTACAAGCCCCTGCACCACCGCATTTCCAGTAGTTTTACCCATGTAGATACTGATGGGAAAAAACATCTGGTATGGAAAAGGGGTGAAATGGAGCACTCTCTCCAACGTTGGCGGCAGGATATTCAATGGGAATAGATGTCCGCTCGCAATATACTCGAATGCGAAGAGGATAAAGATGAAGGTGGAAACCTCAAGCACCCAGAAAGCCAGCATCGCCATGGCGTAAGACATGAAGAATTGAAGCAAAGCAGTCATGATTACGGAGAGCAGGAATAACCCCAGGGTCGCCGGGTCCTGTGGCAGTACAAAGTAACGGCGAAAGGAAAAAATAAAAATCGCGAGCGGAATAATGGCAACCGCAAGATAGATGATCCGACTCGAGAAGAATAAACAAAGTCGGTAGACCATGTAATCTATCGGTTTGAGCAGGAACTGGCTTATGTTACCGTCCTTGATATCTGAGGCGATTTGCCAGTCATCTTCACTTACCGCGGTCAGGGCATCGACGATGGTTACCAGCAGGTAATAGGAGGTCATGCCTGCAAGTGAGTAATCTGCCACACTTGCCCCGGAGGATTTCCCGGAATAAATTGCCCTCCAAAGGTATATGGTCGCCAGTAAAGGGATAAAACCAAAAAGGATGCGGAAGAGAAAATTGACGCGGTATGTCAAATTATTCTGAATTCCGATGTTGATGACATGCCAATATTTCTTCACAATCTTGTTTCGTCGGAGCTTACTGTAGAGGGCTTTAGGGACAAACACAAATTCCCTGCCGGACCAGGTATTATTTTTCGGCCTCCCCTAGCGCAACCAAGGGGAAGAGGCTATTAATATGGGCATTTTTGAGAAAATCGAGCTGTAGAATTAAAATATGACTAACACACCGCTTACGCCGGCAGAATTGAATGAACTTGTGGCCGGGCTGAACAGGATGGCCCACAATCTCTGGTGGACCTGGGATCAGGAAGCTCAGGAAGTTTTCCAGGAGCTTTCGCCGCGCAGTTGGCAGAACCTTTATCATAATGCCGTGGCTGTCCTGCATGAAGTATCGGATTACGAGCTCCGCGTAAGGCTTCAGGATCATGATTTTGCGCAAAGAGTGCGCGGGGTGCTCAAATCGTTTGAGGATTACCTGAACGATAAGGAAACCTGGGCACATAAACATGCTCCGGCACTGCATAAGAATCCGGTGGCTTACTTTTCCGCGGAGTTCGGCTTTCACGAAACCTTGCCCATCGCCGCCGGCGGCCTCGGTATCCTGGCGGGTGACCACGCGAAATCAGCCAGCGACCTTGGCATTGGTTTTGCAGGCATCAGTCTCTTTTATCGTGAAGGATATTTCCAACAGGCGATCAATCAGGACAATTGGCAAACTGAGTATTACACACTGTTGAATCCAAAAAACCTGCCGATCGAGCCGGTTTTGAATGCGAAGGGTGAGCCGCTGGTTTGCTCGGTGGAGATCACCATGAACGAGGTGTTCTTCCAGGCGTGGCGGGTCAACGTGGGACGAAATCCAGTTTACTTGCTGGACACCAACCGGCCGGAAAATCCGCAGCACTTCCGTGATCTGACCCTCCGTGTTTATGGTGGCGACAGTACGACGCGCATCATGCAGGAGGTTTTGCTGGGAGTTGGCGGAGTTCGACTGCTCCGCGCCCTCGGCGTGCAACCTTCCACCTTTCACATGAACGAAGGCCATGCGGCATTCCTCACTTTGGAGTTGGCTCGTGAAAAAATGGAGAAGGGCAAAAGCTTTTCGGAAGCGATGGAAGCAACGAAGAAGGAATGCATTTTCACAACCCACACTCCGGTGGAAGCCGGGCACGACCGTTTCAATCAGGAATTGATGGACTATGCGATGCATAAGTTCTTCAGCCACTTGAAAGTTCCTTTTACCGAGCTCATGGGATTGGGCCGGGTCAATCCGAACAATTCAAGTGAACCATTCTGCATGACGGTGCTGGCCTTAAAGGCATCCCGCGCCGCGAATGGGGTGAGCGAGCTTCACGGAGAAGTCAGCCGTCATATGTGGCAATCGCTTTACGGCGTCCCCACGGAGAAGGTGCCGATTGGTCATATTACCAACGGTATTCATTTGCTGGGCTGGATGAAGGGACCGGTGCGCCGTTTCTGGAGAAGAAGGCTTGCCTTGGGCAAGCAAGGCGCGACGGCTGGAGATACAAGTCTCCTCATGCGGGATTATCCCAATCCAACCTGGGACAAAGAAATCAATTCGCCTGAGTTTTGGCAGAGGGTGGGCGATCCGAATTTTATTTCTGACGAAGAGATCTGGGCATTGCGTTACAAATTACGCCGTGAATTGATCGAATTTGCACGTAGGCGCTTATTGTTGCAGGGCCAGCGGAATACGTCAGTGGACTTCATCGCCTTTGATCAGCTGTTAAATCCAGATGCACTGACGATCGGTTTTGCCCGCCGTTTTGCTACCTATAAGCGTGCACCGCTGATTTTCCAGCAGTTTGAAAACATTGTCCGGCTGAC contains:
- a CDS encoding TIGR03118 family protein, whose translation is MQSNRRCIPTTIITIFGSAMMAVLSLSPQPASAAGYVVTNLVADVEGVARHTDTNLVNPWGLVIAPTGTLIVAVNHSDDAQFFNPDGTRLPITINVPTAPTGVVINHSPQDFLIRNGRIIQFTDLIFATESGTILAARLQQGRSTAVVAVDNSKSGAVYKGLALGTNGMFSQFGTTLYATDFHNGRVDMFNRNFQRTGSFTDPTVPAGFAPFNVQTINGLVLVTFAKQKLPEKMDDQAGLGNGFVDVFTANGSTHVRVASRGALNSPWGMAISPFNFGRFSNALLVGNFGDGHINAFDLRTGAFLGQLKDPSGNPIVIDGLWSLTFARNSSDLFFAAGPADETHGLVGIIRPQR
- a CDS encoding phytanoyl-CoA dioxygenase family protein yields the protein MESLVIKLVLTLNGSRPPGKGMDLVYVEMSPGDVLFFHSNTLHRSDQNKSPNPRWSLICCYNTRHNNPYKPSHHPSYEKLEKVSDSALKEMGTKLFSDSTEFWNPGIDKTVAGGKR
- a CDS encoding ABC transporter permease, which produces MDNTPTQKPNSLRRYLGIYGALWKNSVAREMSFKSNFLLWIFVEILWFGLQLSFIGVIYLHTDHIASWTKWEVVLLIGASQFIQQLFQSFFLVNCTQLSELVRTGKLDFLLLLPVNTRFIISLRQVDLGAYVNAASAVLVMAFAAAKLHLSPSAGQIIGFLVLCVAGILIHYSLMFLLATISFWTVRAQGIVWGYYNLFNIARMPDEAFRGLFRAVFTFAIPMLLISNVPVRLLADKLSSPLPILTLIAMSVVCLLVSEWGWRTSLRRYTSASS
- a CDS encoding ABC transporter permease; its protein translation is MKKYWHVINIGIQNNLTYRVNFLFRILFGFIPLLATIYLWRAIYSGKSSGASVADYSLAGMTSYYLLVTIVDALTAVSEDDWQIASDIKDGNISQFLLKPIDYMVYRLCLFFSSRIIYLAVAIIPLAIFIFSFRRYFVLPQDPATLGLFLLSVIMTALLQFFMSYAMAMLAFWVLEVSTFIFILFAFEYIASGHLFPLNILPPTLERVLHFTPFPYQMFFPISIYMGKTTGNAVVQGLVIQAAWVFVAYLMARFAWNRGLRKYAAVGG
- the glgP gene encoding alpha-glucan family phosphorylase codes for the protein MTNTPLTPAELNELVAGLNRMAHNLWWTWDQEAQEVFQELSPRSWQNLYHNAVAVLHEVSDYELRVRLQDHDFAQRVRGVLKSFEDYLNDKETWAHKHAPALHKNPVAYFSAEFGFHETLPIAAGGLGILAGDHAKSASDLGIGFAGISLFYREGYFQQAINQDNWQTEYYTLLNPKNLPIEPVLNAKGEPLVCSVEITMNEVFFQAWRVNVGRNPVYLLDTNRPENPQHFRDLTLRVYGGDSTTRIMQEVLLGVGGVRLLRALGVQPSTFHMNEGHAAFLTLELAREKMEKGKSFSEAMEATKKECIFTTHTPVEAGHDRFNQELMDYAMHKFFSHLKVPFTELMGLGRVNPNNSSEPFCMTVLALKASRAANGVSELHGEVSRHMWQSLYGVPTEKVPIGHITNGIHLLGWMKGPVRRFWRRRLALGKQGATAGDTSLLMRDYPNPTWDKEINSPEFWQRVGDPNFISDEEIWALRYKLRRELIEFARRRLLLQGQRNTSVDFIAFDQLLNPDALTIGFARRFATYKRAPLIFQQFENIVRLTRDRSRPIQFIFAGKAHPRDDDGKRYIQHIIHLSKYSDMQGHLVFIENYDVHVARQMVSGCDIWLNNPRRPLEASGTSGMKAGCHGCLNLSILDGWWREGYDGTNGFAIGTDAHADSVEEQDRIDSTNLFKALTEDVIPTFFDRDAKGLPKRWIQMVRRAMVTLVPQFTTRRMVKEYTEKYYVTK